One part of the Streptomyces nigra genome encodes these proteins:
- a CDS encoding replication-relaxation family protein, which produces MLLALGVVKVATAAQLRALVLPGTVDAQTVRNACKDLKGAGLVESVGSTSRPGKAGQPVTEQLWNLTTAGLAAAATELDRPVREMGGTARDAAKAGAAHALKVTDTIDAFRQSEPLPTKRVARTQQPGAAAAVPAQPAAGTRPPGLGKLRGWMTEVALPVVGTFTAPGRGSLRADAVLTAPEDGVPVLFVEVDNHTEPPAAVADKIARYRKFFQRSAKDHLGRDVPLWSTLWEDSGLGGFPSVALVFTKPVGPRVMQERIGEVGRLSQEHWQGRWHTDYTSPGRQARRLPRLRRRARARHHPGPARRQGTARAGVMALRPQCGRDPGAGPRHPRRPPRLPPTRRPAPRRP; this is translated from the coding sequence GTGCTGCTGGCGCTGGGGGTGGTGAAGGTGGCCACGGCAGCCCAGCTGCGTGCTCTCGTGCTGCCGGGGACGGTGGATGCGCAGACGGTGCGCAACGCGTGCAAGGACCTCAAGGGTGCGGGGCTGGTGGAGTCGGTCGGATCGACCAGCCGCCCGGGCAAGGCCGGGCAGCCGGTGACCGAGCAGCTGTGGAACCTCACCACCGCCGGCCTTGCGGCGGCGGCGACCGAGCTGGATCGTCCCGTCCGTGAGATGGGCGGTACTGCGCGGGACGCGGCGAAGGCGGGCGCCGCGCACGCGCTGAAGGTGACGGACACGATCGACGCGTTCCGCCAGTCCGAGCCGCTGCCCACCAAGCGGGTTGCCCGTACGCAGCAGCCCGGCGCCGCGGCCGCCGTTCCCGCGCAGCCGGCGGCGGGGACGCGCCCGCCGGGGCTGGGCAAGCTGCGGGGCTGGATGACCGAGGTCGCGCTGCCCGTGGTGGGCACGTTCACCGCGCCCGGTCGGGGGAGCCTGCGTGCCGATGCTGTTCTGACCGCGCCCGAGGACGGCGTGCCGGTGCTGTTCGTGGAGGTCGACAACCACACCGAGCCGCCGGCCGCCGTCGCCGACAAGATCGCCCGCTACCGGAAGTTCTTCCAGCGCTCGGCGAAGGACCACCTCGGCCGGGACGTGCCGCTGTGGTCGACGCTGTGGGAGGACTCCGGCCTCGGAGGCTTCCCTTCCGTCGCGCTCGTGTTCACCAAGCCGGTCGGCCCACGCGTCATGCAGGAACGCATCGGGGAAGTCGGCCGACTGTCACAGGAACACTGGCAGGGCCGCTGGCACACCGACTACACCAGCCCCGGAAGGCAAGCGCGACGGCTACCGCGACTACGGCGCCGTGCCCGTGCTCGCCACCACCCTGGCCCTGCTCGCCGACAAGGGACCGCGCGGGCCGGTGTGATGGCGCTACGGCCACAGTGCGGTCGAGACCCTGGAGCAGGCCCTCGACACCCCCGACGACCACCGCGCCTACCGCCGACGCGACGACCAGCGCCGCGCCGCCCGTAA